One genomic region from bacterium encodes:
- a CDS encoding DUF354 domain-containing protein: MNPSLSLFWLRFRYLVKSLLPKWAGLRIRQALARHKLASIQDVWPILESAGIPPHGWAGWPTGKQFAFIISHDVDTQRGLERCLKIADLEERLGFRSAFYFVPKGRYDDPVLLRNELVRRGFEVGVHGLQHDWRTFTDRRIFTQRAPHINHFLNAWGAAGFRAPSMIRNLDWIRELNVSYDASTFDTDPFEPQPEGTGTIFPFWVEGLGSRPGYVELPYTLAQDHTLFVLLEAKTTEVWSRKLAWIAAHQGMASCDVHPCYADPGGVSVTEGSYPLSFYEEFLKHVKIEYQDQYWHALPRDLAHWWRSEYGAGRSTAPIRKRAHHLVGSSASKIWIDLDNTPHVPLFKPIIRELKAAGYDVLVTARDAFQVWELADRMGVECIKIGRHYGKHRLIKGMGLCYRAAQLAPLILREKPILAVSHGSRSQVILSALLRIPCMLISDYEHARGLPLFHPTHHLMPEVIPDSAVRGPHENLLHYPGIKENVYTPDFIPDASLMHDLGLSPADTIVTVRPPATEAHYRAPLSDTLFDATMVSLLGLPDVRIILVPRNTKQLELLKMVNPHWFTGQKIIVPHHALDGLNLLWHSDVVISGGGTMNREAAALGVPVYSIFGGSIGCVDQYLSDTGKLTFIRNPTDLPGQLNIKKRDKTRSSVDTDRQTLQSIVSCIVDIAENHSSSRDRDANKTPSQQCPPSPQ, translated from the coding sequence ATGAACCCTTCTCTATCCTTATTCTGGCTACGATTCCGCTACCTGGTGAAGTCTTTGCTTCCCAAATGGGCGGGATTGCGGATTCGGCAGGCGCTTGCTCGACACAAGTTAGCCTCCATTCAGGATGTATGGCCTATTCTTGAATCGGCAGGAATTCCCCCTCACGGGTGGGCCGGCTGGCCGACGGGAAAACAATTTGCCTTCATCATCAGTCACGATGTGGATACTCAGCGCGGGCTCGAGCGATGTCTCAAGATTGCCGACCTTGAAGAGCGACTTGGCTTCAGGTCAGCCTTTTACTTCGTCCCCAAAGGGAGATACGACGACCCGGTGTTGCTTCGCAATGAACTGGTTCGTCGCGGTTTTGAAGTTGGGGTTCATGGCCTGCAGCATGACTGGCGAACCTTCACCGATCGCCGGATCTTTACACAGCGCGCCCCGCACATTAACCACTTCCTCAACGCATGGGGCGCTGCAGGATTCCGCGCCCCCTCGATGATCCGTAATCTTGACTGGATTCGTGAGTTGAATGTGAGCTATGACGCCTCCACTTTTGACACGGATCCATTTGAACCTCAGCCGGAAGGAACCGGCACCATTTTTCCTTTCTGGGTTGAAGGACTGGGCTCCCGACCCGGGTACGTGGAACTTCCTTACACGTTAGCTCAAGATCACACCTTGTTTGTCCTGCTTGAAGCAAAGACGACTGAAGTCTGGAGCCGAAAGCTGGCTTGGATTGCGGCACATCAGGGGATGGCCTCATGCGATGTTCATCCCTGCTACGCCGATCCCGGAGGAGTTTCAGTCACGGAAGGATCCTACCCGCTGAGTTTCTACGAAGAATTCCTTAAGCATGTGAAAATTGAATACCAGGACCAGTATTGGCACGCACTCCCCCGGGACCTTGCCCATTGGTGGAGATCTGAGTATGGCGCAGGCAGGAGCACTGCGCCTATCAGAAAACGTGCGCATCATCTTGTCGGGTCCTCTGCCTCCAAGATTTGGATTGACCTGGACAACACACCTCATGTCCCATTATTCAAACCTATTATTCGTGAACTGAAAGCGGCGGGGTATGATGTCCTGGTGACCGCGCGCGACGCGTTTCAAGTGTGGGAACTTGCAGACCGTATGGGGGTAGAGTGCATCAAGATTGGGCGACATTACGGGAAACACCGCCTGATAAAAGGAATGGGACTGTGCTACCGGGCGGCTCAACTGGCTCCTCTCATCCTCCGGGAGAAACCCATTCTGGCCGTTTCACATGGATCGCGATCCCAGGTAATCCTCTCCGCTCTCCTGAGAATTCCGTGCATGTTAATTAGTGATTACGAGCATGCTCGCGGACTTCCCCTATTTCACCCAACTCACCACCTCATGCCTGAAGTCATCCCCGACTCTGCCGTCCGGGGCCCCCACGAGAACCTGTTACACTACCCCGGCATCAAGGAAAATGTGTACACCCCTGACTTCATTCCGGACGCGAGTCTCATGCACGACCTCGGCTTGAGTCCTGCCGATACCATCGTCACGGTACGTCCGCCCGCCACGGAAGCCCATTACCGGGCGCCGCTAAGCGATACCCTTTTTGACGCAACCATGGTCTCCCTGCTTGGCCTTCCGGACGTCCGGATTATCCTCGTTCCTCGGAATACGAAGCAATTGGAGCTTCTCAAAATGGTGAACCCACATTGGTTTACGGGCCAGAAGATAATCGTCCCCCACCATGCGCTAGACGGACTTAACCTGCTTTGGCACTCCGATGTTGTCATAAGTGGTGGTGGCACCATGAACCGGGAAGCCGCCGCTCTCGGCGTACCGGTTTACAGCATCTTCGGTGGATCTATTGGCTGTGTGGATCAGTATCTGTCCGACACCGGGAAGCTGACATTCATCCGCAACCCTACCGACCTTCCTGGACAGTTGAATATCAAGAAGCGGGATAAAACCCGGTCTTCGGTCGATACTGACCGACAAACGCTCCAATCCATTGTATCCTGCATTGTCGACATCGCCGAGAATCATTCCTCCTCGCGGGATCGTGATGCCAACAAGACGCCCTCTCAGCAATGCCCTCCCTCACCTCAATAA
- a CDS encoding glycosyltransferase family A protein gives MPTYVIITPAHNEADFIGKTALSMISQTLRPVKWIVVNDGSTDQTGGIIQGYANRYDFIQLINLKRDAERNFARKAIAFKRGMEETRDLVFEYIGNVDADISFEPQYFENILKEFSTDPDLGLGGGIVYTKYDKDFKTYDTTLDSVGGKVQLFRRKCFEEIGGYLPLKHGGIDAAAEIMTRMNGWMVRKSLTNKVLEHRRTGFAHGRPLMTSLRDGRKFHSLGYGALFYLLRCIYRIGDYPVVVGSGAALAGFIWSMIRHEPIALPQDVVDYLRAEQRIKLRQALGFS, from the coding sequence ATGCCTACCTATGTCATCATTACGCCTGCACACAATGAGGCGGACTTCATCGGGAAAACGGCGTTATCCATGATTTCCCAGACGCTCCGTCCTGTAAAATGGATTGTCGTTAACGACGGTTCGACCGATCAAACAGGGGGAATTATCCAGGGGTACGCGAATCGTTATGATTTCATTCAACTTATCAACCTGAAGCGCGACGCTGAACGAAATTTCGCCCGTAAGGCGATTGCTTTTAAACGAGGCATGGAGGAAACCCGTGATTTGGTTTTTGAATATATCGGTAATGTGGATGCGGACATTTCCTTCGAACCTCAATACTTCGAGAACATTCTGAAAGAATTCAGCACCGATCCTGATTTGGGCCTGGGCGGGGGGATTGTGTACACCAAATACGACAAGGACTTCAAAACTTACGACACGACGCTGGATAGTGTTGGTGGAAAGGTTCAGCTGTTTCGTCGCAAGTGTTTCGAGGAGATCGGGGGCTATCTCCCTCTCAAGCACGGCGGCATCGATGCCGCTGCTGAGATCATGACCAGAATGAATGGCTGGATGGTAAGAAAATCACTCACGAACAAGGTGCTCGAGCATCGCCGTACGGGGTTTGCTCATGGACGACCATTGATGACCAGCCTGCGTGATGGCCGGAAATTCCATTCACTGGGGTACGGGGCCCTATTTTATCTTCTGCGATGTATCTACCGGATTGGAGACTATCCCGTTGTAGTGGGCAGTGGCGCAGCCCTGGCGGGTTTTATCTGGAGTATGATCCGGCATGAGCCGATCGCCTTACCGCAGGATGTGGTTGATTACTTGCGGGCAGAACAACGGATTAAACTGAGGCAAGCGCTCGGATTCAGTTAA